Proteins from one Natrinema salinisoli genomic window:
- a CDS encoding PAS domain-containing sensor histidine kinase translates to MERGPPTDPSATEDGDSSGSVPGRTRGLLEAADVAWFRATAAGSIVAANDAFTRLTGYTPTDLRERSLDALFDDATLESLLANAECDSPTSEPVSIRTKTDRVPCTVHLERRSRDDTDGEPSITGIVRRRDVTARSAVGSESDLTYGRTFEALADALPDGIIVLDTNSDVQYANPAVERILGYDPDELVGSSKVKIIPERLRQTHLSALQRYLETGERHINWTYVELPGQHTDGHEVPLGVSLNDFTYDGDRYFVGLFRDISPRKEAERTLTEKVVQLESVSYLGRHALESTDIDDLLGKASDLVAAALDAQYAAVFEHEGAAPDGEALRLRAGAGFETPDGATASVTDSIAAATLAGEGPVVIEDFESDERFDGPSLSDDRDVRSGITVTIGPATDPWGVLDVYDTRTREFADHDVDFLESVATILATAIERQGYERRLNETVAELEASNERLEQFAYAASHDLQEPLRMVSSYLRLIEDRYAEDLDADGREFIDYAVDGAQRMREMIDGLLEFSRIDSQGDPFEPVDLDAVLEDVLTDLQMMIDQSDAEIAVDPLPEIRGDASQLRQLFQNLLSNAIEYSGDGSPRVRVAAERTGGEWEISVADDGIGIDPDDQDRVFQVFQRLHSREEYDGTGIGLAICRRIVERHGGRIRVDSEPGEGTTFTFTIPAAGSR, encoded by the coding sequence ATGGAACGAGGTCCGCCAACCGACCCGTCCGCCACCGAGGACGGGGACTCCTCCGGTTCGGTCCCCGGCCGGACGCGAGGACTGCTCGAGGCGGCCGACGTCGCGTGGTTCCGAGCGACGGCGGCCGGGTCGATCGTCGCGGCCAACGACGCGTTCACCCGATTGACGGGGTACACGCCGACTGACCTCCGCGAGCGGTCGCTCGACGCGCTGTTCGACGACGCGACCCTCGAATCGCTCCTCGCGAACGCCGAGTGCGACTCGCCGACGTCGGAACCGGTCTCGATCCGGACGAAGACGGACAGGGTCCCCTGTACGGTCCACCTCGAGCGACGATCCCGGGACGACACCGACGGTGAGCCGTCGATCACCGGTATCGTCCGCCGTCGAGACGTCACGGCCCGGTCGGCGGTGGGGTCCGAGTCGGACCTCACGTACGGCCGAACGTTCGAGGCGCTCGCCGACGCGCTCCCGGACGGCATCATCGTCCTCGATACGAACAGCGACGTCCAGTACGCCAACCCCGCCGTCGAACGCATCCTCGGCTACGACCCGGACGAACTCGTCGGTTCGAGCAAGGTCAAGATCATTCCGGAGCGCCTGCGCCAGACCCACCTCTCGGCGCTCCAGCGGTACCTCGAGACCGGCGAGCGACACATCAACTGGACCTACGTCGAACTCCCGGGCCAGCACACCGACGGGCACGAGGTTCCGCTCGGCGTCTCGCTGAACGATTTCACGTACGACGGCGACCGCTATTTCGTCGGCCTCTTCCGGGACATCTCCCCGCGGAAGGAGGCCGAACGCACCCTCACGGAGAAGGTCGTGCAGCTCGAATCGGTCTCCTACCTCGGCCGCCACGCCCTCGAGAGCACCGACATCGACGACTTGCTGGGGAAGGCGTCCGATCTCGTCGCGGCCGCGCTCGACGCGCAGTACGCGGCCGTCTTCGAACACGAGGGGGCGGCTCCCGACGGGGAGGCGCTCCGGCTTCGAGCCGGTGCCGGATTCGAAACCCCGGACGGCGCGACCGCGTCCGTGACGGACTCGATCGCCGCCGCTACGCTGGCGGGCGAAGGCCCCGTCGTGATCGAGGATTTCGAATCCGACGAGCGGTTCGACGGACCGTCGCTGTCCGACGATCGCGACGTCCGGAGCGGCATCACCGTCACTATCGGACCGGCGACGGATCCGTGGGGCGTCCTCGACGTCTACGACACCCGGACGCGGGAGTTCGCCGACCACGACGTCGACTTCCTCGAGAGCGTCGCGACGATCCTCGCGACGGCGATCGAACGGCAGGGATACGAGCGCCGGCTCAACGAAACGGTCGCGGAGCTCGAGGCCTCGAACGAACGGCTCGAGCAGTTCGCCTACGCCGCCTCTCACGACCTCCAGGAGCCGCTGCGGATGGTTTCGAGCTACCTGCGACTGATCGAGGACCGCTACGCCGAGGACCTCGACGCGGACGGCCGCGAGTTCATCGACTACGCCGTCGACGGAGCCCAGCGGATGCGCGAGATGATCGACGGCCTGCTCGAGTTCTCCCGGATCGACTCGCAGGGCGATCCCTTCGAACCCGTGGACCTCGACGCCGTCCTCGAGGACGTCCTGACGGATCTTCAGATGATGATCGATCAATCTGACGCCGAGATCGCGGTGGATCCGTTGCCCGAGATTCGGGGCGACGCGAGCCAACTGCGCCAGCTGTTCCAGAACCTGCTCTCCAACGCGATCGAGTACAGCGGCGACGGGTCGCCGCGGGTCCGCGTCGCCGCCGAGCGGACGGGCGGGGAGTGGGAGATTTCGGTCGCGGACGACGGCATCGGCATCGACCCCGACGATCAGGATCGCGTTTTCCAGGTGTTTCAGCGACTGCACAGCCGCGAGGAGTACGACGGGACCGGAATCGGGCTCGCGATCTGTCGGCGCATCGTCGAGCGCCACGGCGGCCGCATCCGGGTCGACTCCGAACCCGGGGAGGGCACGACGTTCACGTTCACGATTCCGGCCGCTGGTTCGCGATAG
- a CDS encoding protein sorting system archaetidylserine decarboxylase, whose protein sequence is MNFAPGAWKYAVIPLLAAPFALIISVTASLIALAAGVGTLAFFRDPERTPPPTGVVSPADGTVSVLREEGDRVRLGVFMNVWHVHVVRAPFEGRVTDVEHVSGANRPAFSKESDRNERVHVRLETESPNLPSADDEAVTSADDSEEPIADGDEPTADRDELTAEDGPTAHPDEPDSDAEVTLIAGAFARRIHPYAERGDDLERGERIGHIAFGSRVDLLFPPAVDLEDIAVETGDSMTAGETVVLESGAGGIGGGFDLETGSDSGLES, encoded by the coding sequence ATGAACTTCGCGCCGGGGGCCTGGAAGTACGCCGTCATTCCGTTGCTCGCAGCCCCGTTCGCACTGATCATCAGCGTCACAGCGAGCCTCATCGCGCTCGCGGCCGGCGTCGGAACCCTCGCCTTCTTCCGCGACCCCGAGCGCACCCCGCCGCCGACCGGCGTCGTCTCGCCGGCCGACGGGACCGTCTCCGTCCTCCGGGAGGAGGGCGACCGCGTCCGGCTGGGCGTCTTCATGAACGTCTGGCACGTCCACGTCGTCCGCGCGCCCTTCGAGGGTCGCGTCACCGACGTCGAGCACGTCTCCGGCGCGAATCGCCCCGCCTTCTCGAAGGAGTCCGATCGGAACGAGCGCGTCCACGTCCGCCTCGAGACCGAGTCGCCGAACCTGCCGTCCGCCGACGACGAGGCGGTGACGAGTGCGGACGACAGCGAGGAACCGATCGCGGACGGTGACGAACCAACCGCGGACCGCGACGAGCTGACCGCGGAGGACGGCCCGACCGCCCACCCCGACGAACCGGACTCCGACGCCGAAGTCACGCTGATCGCCGGCGCGTTCGCCCGCCGCATCCACCCCTACGCCGAACGCGGCGACGACCTCGAGCGCGGCGAGCGCATCGGCCACATCGCCTTCGGCAGCCGCGTCGACCTGCTCTTCCCGCCCGCTGTGGATCTCGAGGATATCGCGGTCGAAACGGGCGACTCGATGACCGCTGGGGAGACCGTGGTGCTCGAGTCCGGTGCCGGTGGGATCGGTGGTGGGTTCGACCTCGAAACCGGGTCCGATTCCGGGCTCGAAAGTTGA
- a CDS encoding DEAD/DEAH box helicase has protein sequence MTDGDVAAFTHLGSTVRGALSERGFSQPTAPQRLAIPPLSAGENTLVIAPTGSGKTETAMLPVFDHLVAGDGPPEGFGALYVTPLRALNRDMRERLEWWGDYLDLEVDVRHGDTTQYQRGKQAEDPPDVLVTTPETLQAMLTGERLREALEDVSHVVIDEVHELAASKRGAQLAIGLERLHDLAGRFQRIGLSATVGDPGEVGQFLTGGRPCEIREIDVGSNVDVTVREPEITTEDERLAGELMTEADTASHVRQIRDLVEEHESTLIFVNTRQTAEALGSRFKELGLPIGVHHGSLSKEARIDVEDRFKAGEIDGLLCTSSMELGIDVGQVDHVIQYKSPRQVTRLLQRIGRAGHRQDEVSSGTIVTTRPDDTFEALAIARRARDGEVEPAAIHEGSLDVVANQLPAIVQSRGDTYVEEAVETVTRSYPFRNVPEGTIREIISELDRNRILWFDESEDRIETTGGTWQYVYANLSMIPDEETYEVHDIASGGQIGTLDERFVVNFAQPGEVFIQRGEMWRIAEIDDEEARVKVSPIEDPAGEVPSWIGQEIPVPAAVAGEVGEIRAVAEPQLETGADAAAVGRELAHRYPSDEYTLTEACTQLEDQIDSESPMPTADRLVLERQGRTIVLNAPFGHTANETLGRILSALLGQRAGSSVGLETDPYRIELEVPNSIATSEVVEVLEETDPDHVEAIVELGLKRSDALAFRLAQVSAKFGALKRWQNQGSGRISNDRLLSALEDTPMYEEAIREVFHEDLDVDRASSVLEGIQSGALELVTHRGRTPIGLGGRSSGGKELLAPENADASVIKTVRERIQNDRVILLCTHCTDWKVKTKVKRVRDQPECPECGSTRIASLNPWADEVVRAVRAQEKDDEQREMTERAFRAASLVQSHGKQAVIAMAARGVGPHNAAQIINKLREDEDEFYRDILSKEREYARTQSFWD, from the coding sequence ATGACTGACGGGGACGTCGCGGCGTTTACGCACCTCGGCTCGACGGTTCGAGGCGCGCTCTCCGAACGCGGGTTCTCCCAGCCGACGGCACCGCAGCGACTGGCGATTCCGCCGCTGTCGGCAGGCGAAAACACGCTCGTGATCGCGCCCACCGGGAGCGGCAAGACCGAGACGGCGATGTTGCCCGTCTTCGATCACCTCGTGGCAGGTGACGGCCCCCCGGAGGGCTTCGGCGCGCTCTACGTCACCCCGCTGCGAGCGCTCAACCGCGACATGCGCGAGCGCCTCGAGTGGTGGGGCGACTATCTCGATCTCGAGGTCGACGTCCGCCACGGCGACACGACCCAGTACCAGCGCGGGAAGCAGGCCGAGGACCCCCCGGACGTGCTGGTCACGACGCCCGAAACCCTCCAGGCGATGCTCACGGGCGAGCGGCTCCGCGAGGCGCTCGAAGACGTCTCCCACGTCGTGATCGACGAAGTTCACGAACTCGCGGCGTCGAAGCGAGGCGCGCAACTGGCGATCGGCCTCGAGCGACTCCACGACCTCGCCGGGCGGTTCCAGCGGATCGGGCTCTCGGCAACCGTGGGCGATCCCGGAGAAGTGGGGCAGTTTCTCACGGGCGGCCGGCCCTGCGAGATCCGGGAGATCGACGTGGGGAGCAACGTCGACGTGACGGTCCGCGAGCCTGAAATCACGACGGAAGACGAGCGATTGGCGGGCGAGCTCATGACCGAAGCCGACACGGCGAGCCACGTCCGGCAGATCCGAGATCTGGTCGAAGAACACGAGTCGACGCTGATCTTCGTCAATACGCGGCAGACGGCGGAGGCGCTGGGATCGCGGTTCAAGGAACTCGGCCTCCCGATCGGCGTGCACCACGGCTCGCTCTCGAAGGAGGCCCGGATCGACGTCGAGGACCGGTTCAAGGCCGGCGAGATAGACGGTCTGTTGTGTACGTCCTCGATGGAGCTCGGGATCGACGTGGGGCAGGTCGATCACGTGATCCAGTACAAGAGCCCGCGGCAGGTCACTCGGCTGCTCCAGCGGATCGGTCGCGCGGGTCACCGACAGGACGAGGTTTCGAGCGGCACGATCGTGACGACCCGTCCCGACGATACGTTCGAGGCGCTGGCGATCGCTCGTCGGGCCCGCGACGGCGAGGTCGAGCCGGCGGCGATCCACGAGGGGAGTCTGGACGTGGTCGCGAATCAGTTGCCGGCGATCGTCCAGAGCCGCGGGGACACGTACGTCGAAGAGGCCGTCGAGACCGTGACGCGGTCGTACCCGTTCCGCAACGTTCCGGAGGGAACGATCCGCGAGATCATCTCCGAACTGGATCGGAATCGGATCCTGTGGTTCGACGAGAGCGAGGATCGCATCGAGACCACCGGCGGTACCTGGCAGTACGTCTACGCCAACCTCTCGATGATCCCCGACGAGGAGACCTACGAGGTCCACGACATCGCCTCGGGGGGGCAGATCGGGACGCTGGACGAGCGGTTCGTCGTGAATTTCGCCCAGCCCGGGGAAGTGTTCATCCAGCGCGGCGAGATGTGGCGGATCGCCGAGATCGACGACGAGGAGGCCCGGGTCAAAGTCAGCCCGATCGAGGACCCCGCCGGCGAGGTGCCGTCGTGGATCGGCCAGGAGATCCCCGTCCCCGCCGCGGTCGCGGGTGAGGTCGGCGAGATCCGGGCCGTTGCGGAACCGCAACTCGAGACGGGAGCCGACGCCGCTGCAGTGGGTCGGGAACTCGCACACCGGTACCCGTCCGACGAGTACACGCTCACGGAAGCCTGCACGCAACTCGAGGACCAGATCGACAGCGAGTCGCCGATGCCGACGGCCGATCGACTCGTGCTCGAGCGACAGGGGCGAACGATCGTGCTCAACGCACCCTTCGGTCACACGGCGAACGAGACGCTCGGTCGGATACTCTCCGCACTGCTGGGTCAGCGCGCGGGGTCGTCGGTCGGGCTCGAGACCGATCCCTACCGGATCGAACTCGAGGTGCCGAACTCGATCGCGACCAGCGAGGTGGTCGAGGTGCTCGAGGAGACCGATCCCGACCACGTCGAGGCCATCGTCGAACTCGGGCTCAAGCGCTCCGACGCCCTGGCGTTCCGCCTCGCCCAGGTCTCCGCGAAGTTCGGCGCGCTCAAGCGGTGGCAGAACCAGGGATCGGGCCGCATCTCGAACGACCGGTTGCTGTCGGCGCTCGAGGACACGCCGATGTACGAGGAGGCGATCCGGGAGGTGTTCCACGAGGATCTGGACGTCGACCGCGCGAGTTCGGTGCTCGAGGGGATTCAGTCGGGCGCGCTCGAGTTGGTGACCCACCGCGGGCGGACGCCGATCGGGCTCGGTGGGCGATCGTCGGGCGGGAAGGAGCTGCTCGCGCCCGAGAACGCCGACGCGAGCGTCATCAAGACGGTTCGGGAGCGGATTCAGAACGATCGGGTCATCCTGCTCTGTACCCACTGCACGGACTGGAAGGTGAAGACGAAGGTCAAGCGGGTCCGCGACCAGCCGGAGTGTCCGGAGTGCGGCTCGACTCGGATCGCGTCGCTGAACCCGTGGGCCGACGAGGTCGTCCGGGCCGTCAGGGCTCAGGAGAAAGACGACGAGCAACGGGAGATGACCGAACGCGCTTTCCGGGCCGCGAGCCTCGTCCAGAGCCACGGGAAGCAGGCCGTGATCGCGATGGCCGCCCGCGGCGTCGGTCCGCACAACGCCGCACAGATCATCAACAAGCTCCGAGAGGACGAAGACGAGTTCTACCGGGACATCCTCTCGAAAGAACGCGAGTACGCGCGGACGCAATCGTTCTGGGACTGA